In a single window of the Atlantibacter hermannii genome:
- the rarD_2 gene encoding RarD protein produces the protein MLEASLGYFINPLVNIVLGMVFLGERFRRMQWVAVGLATCGVLVQLWTFGSLPIIALALAFSFAFYGLLRKKIQVDAQTGMLIETLWLLPVAAIYLFGIADSPTSHMGANSLTLNLELMAAGVVTTIPLLCFTAAATRLRLSTLGFFQYIGPTLMFVLAVVFYGELPGKDKMVTFAFIWVALAIFVMDAVYTQRRTRRGL, from the coding sequence ATGCTGGAGGCAAGCCTCGGTTACTTTATTAACCCGCTGGTGAATATTGTGCTGGGGATGGTTTTCTTAGGTGAACGCTTTCGTCGTATGCAATGGGTTGCCGTCGGCCTCGCGACCTGTGGCGTGCTGGTACAGCTCTGGACCTTTGGCTCTCTGCCGATCATCGCCCTGGCGCTGGCGTTCAGCTTCGCGTTCTATGGCTTGCTGCGCAAAAAGATTCAGGTCGACGCGCAAACCGGCATGCTGATTGAAACGCTGTGGCTGTTGCCCGTGGCGGCAATCTATCTGTTCGGTATTGCCGACAGCCCAACCAGCCATATGGGTGCCAACTCGCTGACGTTGAACCTGGAGCTGATGGCGGCTGGCGTTGTGACGACTATTCCGCTGTTATGCTTTACCGCCGCGGCAACGCGTCTGCGGCTCTCCACATTGGGCTTTTTCCAGTATATCGGCCCGACGCTGATGTTTGTTCTGGCGGTGGTGTTTTACGGCGAGCTTCCCGGAAAAGACAAAATGGTCACTTTCGCCTTTATCTGGGTCGCGCTGGCGATTTTTGTGATGGATGCGGTGTATACGCAGCGCAGAACGCGCCGGGGATTGTAA
- the pldA_2 gene encoding phospholipase A1 (detergent resistant phospholipase A): MGKFLGWVGGVCLLPCAVYAQEAVVQEVHDAPAVRGSIIANMLQEHDNPFTLYPYESNYLIYTVTDDLNKEAIQTYNWSENARKDETKFQLSLAFPFWRGILGPNSVLGGSYTQRSWWQLSNSEESSPFRETNYEPQLFLGFATDYRFCRLDIA; encoded by the coding sequence ATGGGCAAATTTCTGGGTTGGGTAGGCGGAGTGTGTTTGCTGCCGTGTGCGGTATATGCGCAGGAAGCGGTGGTTCAGGAGGTGCATGATGCGCCAGCGGTGCGGGGAAGCATTATCGCGAATATGCTTCAGGAACATGACAATCCTTTTACGCTCTATCCTTATGAATCGAATTACCTGATTTACACGGTCACAGACGACCTCAATAAAGAAGCGATTCAGACGTACAACTGGTCCGAGAACGCCCGCAAAGATGAAACGAAATTCCAGTTAAGTCTGGCTTTTCCGTTCTGGCGCGGTATCCTCGGCCCTAACTCAGTATTAGGGGGCTCCTATACTCAGCGCTCATGGTGGCAGCTTTCCAACAGCGAAGAGTCCTCGCCGTTTCGTGAAACCAACTATGAGCCGCAGTTGTTTTTAGGCTTCGCGACCGATTATCGTTTTTGCCGGCTGGACATTGCGTGA
- the rhtC gene encoding threonine efflux protein, with amino-acid sequence MSRRLSWRAADKAFIKGLLTNLANPKAIIYFGSVFSLFVGDNVGSGERWGIFLLIALETFAWFTLVASLFALPAMRRGYQRMAKWIDGVAGALFAGFGIHLIISR; translated from the coding sequence ATGAGCCGCAGGTTGAGCTGGCGCGCGGCGGACAAAGCTTTTATCAAAGGTCTGCTGACCAATCTGGCGAACCCGAAAGCGATTATCTATTTCGGCAGCGTATTCTCGTTATTTGTCGGCGATAACGTCGGCAGCGGCGAACGCTGGGGTATTTTCCTGCTGATCGCGCTGGAAACCTTTGCGTGGTTCACGCTGGTGGCAAGCTTGTTTGCCTTACCGGCGATGCGCCGTGGTTACCAGAGAATGGCCAAATGGATCGACGGTGTCGCCGGCGCGTTGTTTGCCGGCTTTGGGATCCATTTGATTATTTCGCGCTAA
- the uvrD_1 gene encoding DNA helicase II: MFPSQMSLDEGGRLEEERRLAYVGVTRAMQKLTITYAESRRLYGKETYHRPSRFIGELPEACIEEVRLRASISRPVSHQRMGTPVAENDSGYKLGQRVRHAKFGEGTIVNLEGSGEHSRLQVAFQGQGIKWLVAAYAKLETV; the protein is encoded by the coding sequence ATGTTTCCGAGCCAGATGTCGCTGGATGAGGGCGGCCGTCTGGAAGAAGAGCGGCGTCTTGCCTATGTGGGCGTCACCCGCGCCATGCAAAAACTGACCATCACCTATGCCGAGTCGCGTCGTCTGTATGGCAAAGAAACCTATCACCGTCCGTCGCGCTTTATCGGCGAGCTGCCGGAAGCCTGCATTGAAGAAGTGCGTTTACGCGCCAGCATCAGCCGTCCGGTTAGCCATCAGCGTATGGGCACGCCGGTAGCGGAAAACGATTCCGGCTATAAGTTGGGGCAGCGTGTGCGGCATGCGAAATTTGGCGAAGGCACCATCGTCAATCTCGAAGGCAGCGGCGAACACAGCCGCCTGCAAGTAGCGTTCCAGGGGCAGGGAATTAAGTGGCTGGTCGCCGCTTATGCGAAGCTGGAAACGGTGTAA
- the yigM gene encoding membrane protein YigM produces the protein MPLLIITTILWAFSFSLIGEYLAGHVDSYFSVLMRVGLAALVFLPFLRFRGLKPKVIALYMLVGALQLGVMYLFSFRAYLYLTVSEFLLFTVLTPLYITLIYDVLSRRPLRWGYAFSALLAVVGAAIIRYDQLSEHFWFGLLLVQLANISFAIGMVGYKRLMEVHPMPQHNAFSWFYLGAFVVAGVAWLILGNPNKLPTTTLQWSVLVWLGVVASGLGYFMWNYGATQVDAGTLGIMNNVHVPAGLLVNLAIWQEQPHWPSFIIGGSVIMASLWVHRRWVAPRSSQTANDRRRGSAQSE, from the coding sequence GTGCCGCTACTCATTATCACCACTATTCTGTGGGCGTTTTCCTTTAGTCTGATTGGCGAATACCTTGCCGGGCATGTCGACAGCTATTTTTCCGTGCTGATGCGCGTCGGGCTGGCGGCACTGGTGTTTCTGCCATTCCTGCGCTTCAGGGGCCTGAAGCCGAAAGTCATCGCGCTGTATATGCTGGTGGGCGCGCTGCAACTGGGCGTAATGTACCTGTTCAGCTTCCGCGCCTATCTGTATCTCACTGTCTCAGAATTTTTGCTTTTTACCGTTCTGACGCCGCTGTATATCACGCTGATTTATGACGTCCTCAGTCGTCGTCCACTGCGCTGGGGATATGCGTTCAGCGCGTTACTGGCAGTGGTTGGCGCGGCAATTATCCGCTATGACCAGCTCAGCGAACACTTCTGGTTCGGCCTGCTGCTGGTGCAACTGGCGAATATCAGTTTCGCCATCGGCATGGTGGGCTACAAGCGGTTGATGGAAGTGCACCCGATGCCGCAGCACAATGCCTTTTCCTGGTTTTATCTCGGTGCGTTTGTGGTGGCTGGCGTGGCGTGGCTGATATTAGGCAACCCGAATAAATTACCCACGACCACGCTACAGTGGAGCGTACTGGTCTGGCTGGGCGTGGTGGCATCCGGGCTCGGCTACTTTATGTGGAACTACGGAGCGACGCAGGTCGATGCCGGGACGCTGGGCATTATGAACAACGTCCATGTGCCGGCGGGGTTGTTAGTTAACCTCGCCATCTGGCAGGAACAGCCTCACTGGCCGAGTTTTATTATTGGGGGTTCGGTGATAATGGCTTCACTGTGGGTCCATCGACGCTGGGTCGCGCCGCGCTCTTCACAAACGGCAAATGATCGCAGGCGTGGTTCCGCGCAGAGCGAATAA
- a CDS encoding thioesterase family protein has protein sequence MSPTILTNDAALQLVGEIFVYHMPFNRALGLELMRYEKDYAELCFNNQPTMVGNWAQSILHGGVIASALDVAAGLVCVGSTLTRHENITEEELRQRLSRMGTIDLRVDYLRPGRGNRFTASSSLLRAGNKVAVARVELHNEEQVYIASATATYMVG, from the coding sequence ATGTCCCCCACGATTTTAACAAACGACGCCGCACTCCAGCTGGTCGGCGAGATTTTTGTTTACCACATGCCGTTCAACCGTGCGCTCGGCTTAGAACTTATGCGCTATGAAAAAGATTATGCAGAACTTTGCTTTAATAACCAGCCAACGATGGTAGGTAACTGGGCGCAAAGTATTTTACATGGCGGCGTCATCGCATCGGCGCTGGATGTGGCTGCCGGGCTGGTCTGCGTCGGTAGCACCCTCACCCGTCACGAAAACATTACGGAGGAAGAATTACGCCAGCGTTTATCCCGCATGGGTACGATTGATTTACGCGTCGACTATCTGCGCCCGGGACGCGGCAACCGCTTTACTGCCTCCAGTAGCCTGCTGCGCGCCGGTAATAAAGTGGCGGTAGCGCGCGTGGAACTGCATAACGAAGAACAAGTGTATATCGCCAGCGCCACGGCAACCTATATGGTTGGTTAA
- the rhtB_2 gene encoding homoserine/homoserine lactone efflux protein, which yields MSFEWWCTYLLTTIILSLSPGSGAINTMSTAMSHGYRGAVASITGLQLGLAIHIVLVGIGLGALFSRSLMAFEVLKWAGAAYLIWLGIQQWRAAGAIDLHTLAKSQPRRKLFQRAVFVNLTNPKSIVFLAALFPQFIVPHQPQAVQYAILGVTTIVVDVIVMIGYARSLPASRCGSKGQSR from the coding sequence ATGTCGTTCGAATGGTGGTGTACCTATTTGCTCACCACAATCATCCTCAGTCTTTCTCCCGGTTCCGGGGCTATCAACACCATGAGTACGGCAATGAGCCACGGTTATCGCGGCGCCGTCGCGTCGATTACCGGATTACAGCTGGGGCTGGCGATCCATATTGTGCTGGTCGGCATCGGCCTGGGCGCGCTGTTTTCACGTTCTCTTATGGCATTTGAAGTGTTGAAATGGGCGGGTGCCGCCTACTTAATCTGGCTGGGTATTCAACAGTGGCGGGCAGCCGGAGCCATTGATTTACATACCCTGGCGAAAAGCCAGCCGCGTCGGAAACTGTTTCAACGCGCGGTGTTTGTGAATTTAACCAACCCGAAAAGCATTGTGTTTCTCGCCGCGCTGTTTCCGCAATTTATCGTGCCGCATCAGCCGCAAGCCGTGCAGTACGCCATTCTCGGCGTGACGACTATCGTTGTGGATGTGATTGTGATGATTGGCTATGCACGCTCGCTACCCGCATCGCGCTGTGGATCAAAGGGCCAAAGCAGATGA
- the rarD_1 gene encoding RarD protein — protein sequence MDAKQTRQGVLFALAAYFIWGIAPAYFKLIDFVPADEILTHRVIWSFFFMVALISVSRQWGGLKRLFKNAKESVRPGVKRGPDWWQLAAFYLGGK from the coding sequence ATGGATGCAAAACAGACGCGGCAAGGGGTGTTATTCGCCCTTGCCGCTTATTTTATTTGGGGTATCGCCCCGGCTTACTTCAAGCTGATCGACTTTGTTCCTGCCGATGAAATTCTGACGCACCGCGTCATCTGGTCTTTCTTCTTTATGGTGGCGTTGATCTCTGTCAGCCGTCAGTGGGGCGGCCTGAAGCGACTGTTCAAAAACGCCAAAGAAAGTGTTCGCCCTGGCGTTAAGCGCGGTCCTGATTGGTGGCAACTGGCTGCTTTTTATCTGGGCGGTAAATAA
- the cof_2 gene encoding sugar phosphatase, translating to MYQVVASDLDGTLLSPDHTLSPFAKETLKLLTARDIHFVFATGRHHVDVAQIRDNLEIKAYMITSNGARVHDTEGNLVFSHNLDRDIAADLFGVVHTNPDIVTNVYRNDDWFMNRHRPDEMKYFREAVFKYTLFEPGVLEPEGISKVFFTCDDHKKLLPLEQAINARWGDRVNVSFSTLTCLEVMAGGVSKGHALEAVSKAMGYTLKDCIAFGDGMNDAEMLSMAGKGCIMANAHQRLKDLLPDLEVIGTNADNAVPHYLRRLFLNQA from the coding sequence ATGTATCAGGTCGTTGCGTCTGATTTAGACGGTACTCTTTTGTCCCCTGACCACACCCTGTCGCCCTTTGCCAAAGAAACGCTGAAACTGTTAACGGCACGCGACATCCACTTTGTGTTCGCAACCGGGCGCCACCATGTCGACGTAGCCCAGATCCGCGATAACCTTGAGATCAAGGCATACATGATCACCTCCAACGGTGCGCGGGTGCATGACACCGAGGGCAATCTGGTCTTCAGCCATAACCTGGATCGCGATATCGCCGCCGATCTGTTTGGCGTTGTGCACACCAATCCCGATATTGTGACCAACGTGTACCGTAACGATGACTGGTTTATGAACCGCCATCGCCCGGATGAGATGAAGTATTTTCGCGAGGCGGTATTTAAATACACGCTGTTTGAGCCAGGCGTTCTGGAACCGGAAGGGATCAGTAAAGTCTTCTTTACCTGCGACGACCATAAAAAACTGCTGCCGCTTGAGCAGGCGATTAACGCGCGCTGGGGCGACCGGGTCAACGTGAGTTTCTCGACGTTAACCTGCCTGGAAGTGATGGCGGGAGGCGTTTCCAAAGGCCATGCGCTGGAAGCCGTGTCGAAAGCGATGGGCTATACCCTGAAAGATTGCATCGCGTTTGGCGACGGCATGAACGATGCTGAGATGCTGTCGATGGCGGGCAAAGGCTGCATTATGGCTAACGCGCACCAGCGGTTAAAAGATCTGTTGCCGGACCTGGAAGTGATTGGTACCAACGCCGATAACGCTGTTCCACACTATCTGCGTCGTCTGTTCCTAAACCAAGCGTAA
- the pldB_2 gene encoding lysophospholipase L(2) encodes MSEHKNGWYSREKAFAAFTMGPLTAFWQQREEDEFTGVDGVAVRFVRFAQPVTIGWW; translated from the coding sequence ATGAGTGAGCATAAAAATGGATGGTATTCCCGTGAAAAAGCATTTGCTGCTTTTACTATGGGGCCGCTCACGGCTTTCTGGCAGCAGCGTGAAGAAGATGAATTTACCGGCGTGGATGGCGTGGCGGTGCGTTTCGTGCGCTTCGCGCAACCCGTCACGATCGGGTGGTGGTGA
- the corA gene encoding magnesium and cobalt transport protein CorA, with the protein MLSAFQLENNRLSRLELDEAQTLTNSVWVDLVEPDDDERLRVQSELGQSLATRPELEDIEASARFFEDEDGLHIHSFFFFEDADDHAGNSTVAFTIRDGRLFTLRERELPAFRLYRMRARAQSMTDGNAYELLLDLFETKIEQLADEIENIYSDLEKLSRVIMEGHQGDEYDEALSTLAELEDVGWKVRLCLMDTQRALNFLVRKTRLPGGQLEQAREILRDIESLLPHNESLFQKVNFLMQAAMGFINIEQNRIIKIFSVVSVVFLPPTLVASSYGMNFEFMPELHWTFGYPAAIIAMMLAGLAPYLYFKRRNWL; encoded by the coding sequence ATGCTGAGCGCATTTCAACTGGAAAACAATCGACTGTCTCGTCTGGAACTCGACGAGGCGCAAACCTTAACAAACTCAGTGTGGGTGGATTTGGTCGAACCGGATGACGATGAGCGTCTTCGGGTGCAATCTGAGCTGGGTCAAAGCCTGGCCACGCGACCAGAACTGGAAGATATCGAGGCGTCGGCGCGTTTTTTTGAAGACGAAGACGGCCTGCACATTCACTCCTTTTTCTTTTTCGAAGATGCCGACGATCACGCGGGAAACTCCACCGTGGCGTTCACTATCCGCGATGGCCGACTGTTTACGCTGCGTGAGCGTGAGCTGCCTGCGTTTCGTCTCTACCGTATGCGCGCCCGCGCCCAGTCCATGACCGATGGCAACGCTTATGAACTGCTGCTCGATCTGTTTGAAACCAAAATCGAACAGCTGGCGGATGAAATAGAAAACATTTACAGCGATCTGGAAAAACTCAGCCGCGTCATTATGGAAGGCCACCAGGGCGATGAATATGATGAAGCGCTTTCAACGCTGGCGGAGCTTGAGGACGTGGGCTGGAAAGTGCGCCTGTGCCTGATGGATACCCAACGCGCGCTGAATTTCCTGGTGCGTAAAACCCGCTTACCGGGCGGCCAGCTTGAACAGGCACGCGAAATCCTGCGCGATATCGAATCCCTGCTGCCGCACAACGAATCGCTGTTTCAGAAGGTGAACTTCTTGATGCAGGCGGCGATGGGTTTCATCAACATCGAACAGAACCGGATTATCAAGATCTTCTCGGTGGTGTCAGTGGTATTTCTGCCACCAACGCTGGTGGCGTCAAGCTACGGGATGAACTTTGAGTTTATGCCGGAGCTGCACTGGACCTTCGGCTACCCTGCGGCAATCATTGCCATGATGCTCGCAGGGCTGGCACCTTATCTGTACTTCAAGCGCCGCAACTGGCTTTGA
- the recQ_2 gene encoding ATP-dependent DNA helicase RecQ codes for MAQAEVLNQESLAKQVLQETFGYQQFRPGQETIINTVLDGRDCLVVMPTGGGKSLCYQIPALVKAGLTVVVSPLISLMKDQVDQLLANGVAAACLNSTQTRDEQQAVMAGCRTGKIRLLYIAPERLMLDNFLDQLIHWNPVMLAVDEAHCISQWGTISAGNMRCWASCGIVSRTCRLWR; via the coding sequence GTGGCGCAGGCAGAAGTATTGAATCAGGAATCGCTGGCGAAACAGGTTTTGCAGGAAACCTTCGGCTACCAGCAGTTCCGCCCTGGCCAGGAAACCATCATTAACACCGTGCTGGATGGCCGCGATTGCCTGGTGGTGATGCCTACTGGCGGCGGTAAATCGCTCTGTTACCAGATACCTGCACTGGTGAAAGCCGGTTTGACCGTGGTGGTTTCGCCGCTGATTTCACTGATGAAAGATCAGGTCGACCAACTGCTGGCCAACGGTGTGGCCGCCGCCTGTCTTAACTCCACGCAAACCCGTGATGAGCAACAAGCCGTGATGGCGGGCTGCCGTACCGGAAAAATCCGCCTGCTGTATATCGCGCCGGAACGCCTGATGCTGGATAACTTCCTCGACCAGCTTATTCACTGGAATCCGGTGATGCTGGCGGTGGATGAAGCCCACTGTATTTCGCAATGGGGCACGATTTCCGCCGGGAATATGCGCTGTTGGGCCAGTTGCGGGATCGTTTCCCGGACGTGCCGTTTATGGCGTTAA
- the metR_2 gene encoding trans-activator of metE and metH (LysR-family transcriptional regulator), with protein sequence MIEIKHLKTLLALQNCGSLAAAAATLHQTQSALSHQFSDLEQRLGFKLFVRKSQPLRFTPQGEILLQLATQVLPQINRALQECNEPQQSQLRIAIECHSCIQWLTPALENFRKQWPQVEMDFKSGVTFDPQPALQQSELDVVLTSDILPRSGLHYSPMFDFEVRLVLATDHPLASKPRITPEDFAGETLLIYPVQRQRLDVWRHFLEPAGVSPSLKSVDNTLLLIQMVSARMGIAALPHWVVESFERQGLVVTKTLGEGLWSRLYAAVRDGEQRQPVIDAFIRSARNHACDHLPFVKSAARPSVDGPTVKPLSPNPQ encoded by the coding sequence ATGATCGAAATTAAACACCTCAAAACGCTGCTGGCCCTGCAGAATTGCGGGTCTCTCGCCGCTGCGGCCGCCACCTTACATCAGACGCAGTCGGCCCTCTCGCATCAGTTCAGCGATCTTGAGCAGCGCCTCGGGTTTAAATTATTCGTTCGTAAAAGCCAGCCGCTGCGCTTTACGCCGCAGGGAGAGATCCTGTTGCAACTGGCGACGCAGGTACTGCCGCAGATCAACAGAGCGTTGCAGGAGTGCAATGAACCGCAGCAGTCCCAGTTGCGTATCGCCATCGAGTGTCACAGCTGTATTCAGTGGCTGACCCCGGCGCTGGAGAATTTCCGTAAACAGTGGCCGCAGGTGGAGATGGATTTCAAATCGGGCGTCACGTTCGATCCGCAACCGGCACTTCAGCAGAGCGAGCTCGACGTGGTGTTAACGTCAGATATCCTGCCGCGCAGCGGTTTGCACTATTCGCCCATGTTTGATTTTGAAGTGCGCCTGGTGCTGGCGACGGATCACCCGCTGGCCAGTAAACCGCGCATTACCCCGGAAGACTTTGCCGGAGAAACGCTGCTGATTTATCCGGTGCAGCGTCAGCGTCTGGATGTCTGGCGCCATTTTCTGGAGCCTGCTGGCGTCAGCCCTTCGCTGAAAAGCGTCGATAACACGCTGTTGCTGATCCAGATGGTGTCGGCGCGCATGGGTATCGCGGCGCTGCCTCACTGGGTGGTGGAAAGCTTTGAACGCCAGGGGCTGGTGGTGACCAAAACGCTGGGAGAAGGCTTGTGGAGCCGGCTGTACGCCGCGGTGCGCGATGGCGAGCAGCGTCAGCCGGTCATTGATGCTTTTATTCGCTCTGCGCGGAACCACGCCTGCGATCATTTGCCGTTTGTGAAGAGCGCGGCGCGACCCAGCGTCGATGGACCCACAGTGAAGCCATTATCACCGAACCCCCAATAA
- the recQ_1 gene encoding ATP-dependent DNA helicase RecQ → MALTATADETTRRDIVNLLGLHDPLIQISSFDRPNIRYMLMEKFKPLDQLMRYVQDQRGKSGIIYCNSRAKVEDTAARLQSRGISAAAYHAGLENDVRANVQEKFQRDDLQIVVATVAFGMGINKPNVRFVVHFDIPRNIESYYQETGRAGRDGLPAEAMLFYDPADMAWLRRCLEEKPPGQLQDIERHKLNAMGAFAEAQTCRRLVLLNYFGEGRQEPCGNCDICLDPPKQYDGLLDARKALSTIGRVNQRFGMGYVVEVLRGANNQRIRDMGHDKLPVYGIGKDQSHEHWVSIIRQLIHMGFATQNIAQHSALQLTEAARPVLRGEVALKLAVPRVIALKPRMAQKSYGGNYDRKLFAKLRKLRKAIADEENIPPYVVFNDATLIEMAEQMPLSAGEMLGINGVGTRKLERFGKEFMALIRSHADGDDEE, encoded by the coding sequence ATGGCGTTAACCGCCACAGCGGATGAAACCACGCGCCGCGATATTGTTAACCTGCTGGGTCTGCACGATCCGCTGATCCAAATCAGCAGTTTTGACCGCCCGAATATTCGCTACATGCTGATGGAGAAGTTCAAACCGCTCGATCAGCTGATGCGTTATGTTCAGGACCAGCGCGGTAAATCCGGCATTATCTACTGCAACAGCCGGGCGAAGGTGGAAGACACTGCCGCCCGTCTACAAAGCCGGGGGATCAGCGCCGCGGCCTATCACGCTGGCCTGGAAAACGACGTGCGCGCTAACGTGCAGGAAAAATTCCAGCGCGACGATCTGCAAATCGTGGTGGCCACGGTCGCGTTCGGTATGGGCATTAACAAACCGAACGTGCGTTTCGTGGTGCACTTCGACATCCCACGCAATATCGAATCATACTACCAGGAAACCGGCCGTGCCGGACGTGACGGGCTGCCTGCCGAAGCGATGCTGTTTTACGATCCGGCGGACATGGCCTGGCTGCGTCGCTGCCTCGAAGAAAAACCGCCCGGGCAACTCCAGGATATTGAGCGCCATAAGCTCAATGCTATGGGCGCGTTTGCCGAGGCGCAAACCTGCCGCCGTCTGGTGCTGCTGAATTATTTCGGCGAAGGACGTCAGGAGCCGTGCGGCAACTGCGATATCTGCCTCGACCCGCCTAAGCAGTACGACGGTCTGCTGGATGCGCGTAAGGCGCTTTCAACGATTGGACGCGTTAATCAGCGGTTCGGGATGGGCTACGTTGTGGAAGTACTGCGCGGCGCGAATAACCAACGTATCCGCGATATGGGGCATGACAAACTGCCCGTTTACGGCATTGGTAAAGACCAGAGTCACGAGCACTGGGTAAGCATTATTCGCCAGCTCATTCATATGGGATTCGCCACACAAAACATTGCTCAGCATTCCGCGCTTCAGCTTACCGAAGCGGCGCGCCCCGTTCTGCGCGGTGAAGTGGCGTTGAAGCTTGCCGTTCCACGCGTTATCGCCCTGAAACCCCGCATGGCGCAGAAATCGTACGGTGGAAATTATGACCGTAAACTGTTCGCCAAGCTGCGTAAGCTGCGCAAAGCCATTGCGGACGAAGAGAATATTCCGCCTTACGTGGTGTTCAATGACGCGACGCTGATTGAAATGGCAGAGCAAATGCCGCTTTCCGCCGGTGAAATGTTGGGCATTAACGGCGTAGGCACCCGTAAGCTTGAGCGCTTCGGAAAAGAGTTTATGGCGTTGATTCGTAGCCATGCGGATGGCGATGACGAAGAGTAG
- the pldB_1 gene encoding lysophospholipase L2, whose amino-acid sequence MICPGRIESYVKYAELAWDLFHCGYDVLIIDHRGQGRSGRLLSDTHRGHVVRFSDYVDDLELFWEQEIKDGPWRKRYVLAHSMGGAISALFLERRPEAFDAIAFCAPMFGIVLRLPDWMVRQILDWAEGHQRIREGYAMGTGRWRALPFAINVLTHSRQRYRRNLRFYADEPTLRVGGPTYHWVREGILAGEQVLAGATAMTTPTLLLQAEEERVVDNRMHDRFCEIRAAAGHPCWGGKPFVINGAYHEILFEKDAMRAEALNAIVDFFDAHD is encoded by the coding sequence GTGATTTGCCCGGGGCGTATCGAGAGTTACGTGAAATATGCCGAGCTGGCATGGGATCTGTTTCATTGCGGCTATGATGTATTAATTATCGATCACCGCGGCCAGGGGCGTTCGGGGCGGTTATTGTCCGATACCCATCGTGGGCATGTGGTGCGCTTTAGCGATTATGTGGACGATCTCGAACTGTTCTGGGAGCAGGAGATCAAAGACGGCCCCTGGCGCAAACGCTATGTTCTTGCCCATTCCATGGGTGGCGCAATATCCGCGCTGTTTTTAGAACGGCGGCCTGAGGCGTTTGACGCCATTGCGTTTTGCGCCCCGATGTTCGGCATTGTGCTACGTTTACCGGACTGGATGGTGCGCCAGATCCTCGACTGGGCGGAAGGACACCAGCGTATCCGTGAGGGCTACGCGATGGGCACCGGCCGCTGGCGCGCGTTGCCGTTTGCCATAAATGTGTTAACCCACAGCCGCCAGCGCTACCGTCGCAACCTGCGCTTTTATGCAGATGAACCGACGTTGCGGGTAGGTGGGCCGACCTATCACTGGGTCAGAGAAGGCATACTTGCCGGAGAGCAGGTCTTAGCAGGGGCCACTGCGATGACCACGCCGACATTGCTACTCCAGGCAGAAGAGGAGCGCGTGGTGGATAACCGCATGCACGATCGCTTCTGTGAAATTCGAGCCGCGGCGGGCCACCCCTGTTGGGGGGGTAAACCTTTCGTCATTAACGGTGCGTACCACGAGATCCTGTTTGAAAAGGACGCTATGCGCGCCGAGGCGCTTAATGCCATCGTCGATTTTTTCGATGCGCATGATTAA
- the pldA_1 gene encoding phospholipase A1 (detergent resistant phospholipase A), whose translation MGYNHQSNGRSDPTSRSWNRIYTRLMAQNDNWLVEVKPWYVVGNTDDNPQITKYMGYYQLKIGYQLGEAILSAKGQYNWNTGYGGAELGFSYPVTRHVRLYTQLYSGYGESLIDYNFNQTRFGVGVMLNDLF comes from the coding sequence GTGGGTTACAACCACCAGTCCAATGGCCGTTCTGACCCCACTTCACGCAGTTGGAACCGCATTTATACCCGTCTGATGGCGCAAAATGATAACTGGCTGGTGGAAGTGAAGCCGTGGTACGTGGTGGGGAATACCGACGACAACCCGCAAATCACCAAATACATGGGCTACTACCAGCTTAAAATCGGCTACCAGCTGGGCGAAGCCATTCTGAGTGCGAAAGGGCAATATAACTGGAATACCGGTTACGGCGGCGCGGAGCTTGGTTTTAGCTACCCCGTCACCCGTCATGTGCGTCTTTATACGCAGCTGTATAGCGGATATGGCGAGTCGCTTATTGACTATAACTTTAACCAAACCCGCTTCGGCGTAGGCGTAATGCTCAACGATCTGTTCTAA